Proteins from a genomic interval of Rhipicephalus microplus isolate Deutch F79 chromosome 6, USDA_Rmic, whole genome shotgun sequence:
- the LOC142766056 gene encoding trehalose synthase/amylase TreS-like, which yields METDDEDPNYKKDAGCRSGLGNAERSGAGCGIFQITGNSQSLTSANTKRQDQSRHHHHHHHLYHQGSHRQACGRHSVDGTCRNNNIVISPTNFFQLEQVDDQSKRGLSLGSLFSTANHHAYTALTRALDSGSSLKSPLDSCGGESCIVDSGGSTTALLETVEKSSRSGGAAGAHKRRSLGDEEEDDCCDSACSAGWNWPAIRVGCLLLCVSCLVAVLCIVVGVLLLRPSSCDPPRQWWQGAVMYEVFVASFVDSDGDGFGDFQGLSSRLDYVRHRIGASALRLTSVFSALDYPLEYEHIIDFDNVDPHLGHMDDFASFVERAHEMGLRVVLDINPTVTSDQHSWAAHWLLDPYGEYANYYVPLNESAIMMDKAFVRVEPAVSERDTDDDDRRDPQRPFGNQLYLNWSHPEVRQQVMRSLAVWVEKGVDGFYLKHVDRLQVSDDRELYEVLLAWRRLLDEQDFLDERGRILMTSVNLAQEMADRDSLFIQPIVALFDLLDVHVPLEGGPDNVMQIMASRFAQVTRQTRLDTRTTAAVSTDENITGGPSSERRQCGGVANMATLALERLTGVYGCSFAPYYRYKCHIRKQECYIFSDNCSAILITSVRLLSLNISHESLLIPLVIQDPWLSWNLGDSESPRLASRLVDVDPLAALFTLWGMPGTVSLFYGDEIGMKDSVDQSTGRPFRTGQLGPMQWSDATHANFSSPTSRPWMPAHPDHVIRNVDNSSEIIDTLARAAELRSSVVTLYMSGVPSHRHRRCNTKLVRNCGEIFAMERFYPRHARYAVVANFAPRGVTSDLSDLGFEGNVVAGTCSSLPTRVNFRELYLEPGEALYVEITS from the exons ATGGAAACAGATGATGAGGACCCCAACTACAAGAAAGATGCTGGCTGCCGCAGTGGCCTCGGCAATGCCGAGCGTAGCGGTGCTGGTTGCGGCATCTTCCAGATCACCGGAAACAGTCAGTCGCTGACTTCAGCCAACACAAAGCGACAGGACCAAAGTAggcaccaccaccatcaccaccacctcTACCACCAAGGTTCCCACCGACAGGCCTGCGGTCGCCACTCCGTCGACGGCACCTGCCGAAACAACAACATCGTCATCTCTCCCACGAACTTCTTTCAACTGGAACAGGTGGACGACCAGTCCAAGAGGGGTCTCAGCCTGGGAAGCCTGTTCTCCACGGCAAACCACCACGCCTACACGGCGCTTACGAGGGCCCTGGACTCCGGAAGCTCGCTCAAGTCACCGCTGGACTCCTGCGGCGGGGAGTCATGCATAGTCGACAGTGGAGGCAGTACGACGGCCCTCCTGGAGACCGTAGAAAAAAGCAGTCGAAGCGGAGGAGCAGCTGGAGCCCATAAGAGAAGGAGCCTCGGGGACGAGGAAGAGGATGACTGCTGCGACTCGGCCTGTTCGGCCGGCTGGAATTGGCCGGCCATTCGCGTCGGCTGCCTGCTGCTCTGCGTCTCGTGCCTGGTCGCTGTGCTGTGCATCGTCGTCGGCGTACTGCTGCTGAGGCCTTCGTCGTGCGACCCTCCCAGGCAGTGGTGGCAGGGTGCGGTCATGTACGAGGTGTTCGTCGCCTCGTTTGTCGACTCAGACGGAGACGGGTTCGGTGACTTCCAG GGTCTGTCTTCTCGGCTCGACTACGTCCGACACCGAATCGGGGCGTCGGCCCTGCGGCTCACGTCGGTGTTCAGCGCGCTCGACTATCCGCTCGAGTACGAGCACATCATCGACTTCGACAATGTCGATCCCCACCTGGGACACATGGATGACTTCGCGTCGTTCGTCGAACGTGCCCACGAGATGGGTCTGCGAGTGGTGTTGGACATCAACCCCACGGTGACCAGCGACCAGCACTCGTGGGCTGCTCACTGGCTGCTCGATCCGTACGGGGAGTACGCCAATTACTACGTGCCCCTCAACGAGTCTGCAATAATG ATGGACAAAGCTTTTGTTCGTGTTGAACCAGCAGTTTCTGAGA GGGACACTGACGATGACGATCGGCGTGACCCTCAACGGCCCTTCGGAAACCAGCTTTATCTGAACTGGTCTCACCCTGAAGTGCGGCAGCAAGTCATGAGGTCACTTGCCGTGTGGGTCGAAAAAGGAGTGGACGGATTCTACCTGAAACACGTGGACAGGTTGCAG GTTTCTGACGACCGGGAACTCTACGAGGTACTGCTGGCATGGCGGCGACTGCTGGATGAGCAGGACTTTCTGGACGAGCGTGGACGCATCCTCATGACGTCGGTGAACCTGGCCCAGGAGATGGCTGACAGGGACTCACTTTTCATCCAGCCAATCGTAGCCCTGTTCGACCTTCTCGACGTCCACGTGCCACTCGAGGGGGGTCCTGATAACGTGATGCAAATCATGGCGTCACGGTTTGCACAGGTGACGCGGCAGACGAGACTTGACACGCGCACCACCGCTGCAGTCAGCACCGACGAGAACATAACTGGCGGGCCTAGCAGCGAAAGAAGGCAGTGCGGTGGAGTTGCCAATATGGCAACG TTGGCACTTGAACGCTTGACCGGTGTATATGGATGCAGTTTCGCACCTTACTATAGATATAAGTGTCATATTAGAAAGCAAGAATGCTATATCTTCAGCGATAACTGCTCGGCAATACTTATCACCTCAGTAAGGTTGCTCTCGTTAAACATCAGTCATGAATCGCTTTTGATTCCGCTTGTTATTCAGGATCCGTGGTTGAGTTGGAACCTCGGCGACTCAGAAAGTCCACGACTTGCATCACGACTCGTGGATGTCGACCCACTAGCTGCACTCTTCACCCTCTGGGGCATGCCAGGCACGGTGTCTCTATTTTACGGGGACGAAATTGGCATGAAGGATTCTGTAGACCAATCAACTGGACGA CCTTTCCGGACGGGACAGTTGGGTCCCATGCAGTGGAGTGACGCGACCCACGCAAACTTCTCATCTCCCACCTCACGACCCTGGATGCCGGCCCATCCCGATCACGTCATCAGGAACGTAGACAATTCCAGTGAGATCATCGACACATTGGCCAGGGCGGCTGAGCTCAGGAGCAGCGTGGTTACGTTGTATATGTCGGGCGTGCCATCACATCGACACCGACGATGCAACACGAAGTTAGTGCGCAACTGCGGAGAGATCTTCGCTATGGAACGCTTCTACCCACGTCACGCTCGCTACGCCGTGGTAGCAAATTTCGCGCCGCGAGGCGTAACCAGCGACCTCTCAGACCTCGGCTTCGAGGGCAACGTCGTTGCTGGAACCTGTTCGAGCCTCCCGACACGAGTAAACTTCCGTGAGCTTTACCTCGAACCTGGTGAAGCGCTCTATGTTGAGATCACCAGTTGA